The genomic window GCCGAGTAGAACGTCTTCGGAGAAGCCCATTTTGAGACCAGCCGCGAACATCTGCTCGACGTCGCCCTGCGTGCCGGTGACGTCTTTGCTGACGTCGAACGCCGTGGCCCGCAGGCGTTTCATCGTGCGTTCGATCGCGGCAGGATCGTCGCCGGTTCGCGACACGGCAATTTTCAAATCGACGTCGGCCGATTTCAGGCCGGCGGCTTCGCGTACGCCGCGGGCGTACCCCCCAAAGGCCTTCTTCGCCACCAACGCCGCGGCGCCGGCCTTGGCGAGGTCTTTCGCCATGCCCTTGAACTGCTGGCCCGCGTCGCCGCCGAGCGCAGAGAGGCGCTCGAGCGCACCGCCGGCAGCGCCGAGTGGCCCGCTCATGCGATCGCGCAAAAGTAATTCTGCGCCGACGTTGTAGGTTTTACCCAAAGGGTCCTCGATTCGTCAGGTTCTCGAGCACAAAACGGGCCGCCCGCTGGCGGCCCCTCGCCAGGTTACAGATCAAGCGTGTCGTGGGGTCCGGCGGGATCCCCGCCAGGCCCACGGCCAGGCCCTCTTCCCAGGTCAATCGCGTTTTCTTCACGAAACGTTTGCTCCGCGGCGTCGACCTCTTCGGCGAGCGTCGTAATGATGGAAAAGTCGCTGGGCAGAAGCTTTCCGACGGCGTCGGGAATATTCGGGCGCGGGATGCCGCCAAGACGGGTTATGCGAAACTTAACCTGGTGGTTGTACCGGGCGGCGGCCATCGCTTCGCCGCGTCTCGCGTCGCCCCGCGTCAGCTCGGGCCAATCCGTTCCTTTGATGCCCTGCTTCGCGCGCGCTTTGTCGTCAAGACCCTGGACCCAAACGCGGGTGATTAGGTCGTAGTCGATCCAGTCGGGCATGGTGGCGTCGGCCATGCCGACGACGTCGACCGTGAGCGGGCCGACAATAAATTCGCGCTGCTGGGCGCCGGCGAATTCCACGCCGATTTCCAAGACGCCACCACGCGTAAGGTCGCCGGGGGTGGCGAGCACAATTCCGTCAGACATGGCGCCCTCCTTAAGCGACGAGCGGTTCGCCGAAGACCTTCAGCGTCCAGTCTTGCTCAGCCGCCTTCTCCGGATCGAACGACTCGTCCTTGTCGCTGACCATCACGTTCATGGTGCGCGTGGTGCCGTTGACGACGTCGACGATGGTGAGAATGCCGGTCACGCTAGTCAGCTTTTGCGCGAGCGCCAACACGTCGAGCGGCGAGGCGGCAAACACGGGTGTGTTGATTGTGACCTCGTGCGTGGCGATGGCGGGGCCGCCCATCACGCCTTGGAACGTGGTTTTGTCCGCCGCGGCGCCTTTGGTGCTGAGCTTGATCGCCCCACTGATGATTTCGAGGCCGTCGAGAAACGCTTTCGCTTTCGTGCCGATTACAAACGCGGCCATGCCGCACCTCCTTTACGGGTTGATTTTGAAAAACTCGACGTCGACGCCGAGGCTTTCGTCGATGATCGGATTCGGGATCCCGATTTGAATTCGCTTTCGATTCAGCGGGTCTTTCTGCACGACGATGCTCCCGAGGTTTTCGGCCAGCGTCGACGCCGACAGATACTCGTACGGCGGGTTAGCGTACAGGCTCAGCACGCTGACGATCTGCCCCTTCACATCGCCGAGTTTTCCGTCGACCATCTTCTTTTTGGCCCGGCTGTCGTAGATCGTATCCAAATGGTCGAGGACCGCCTGGCGAATGAACTTTTCGACGAAGAAGATGTGTACGGATTCATACGCGTCCGACTCGACCCCGCTGACCAGCTTCGTCTTTGTGCTGATCAGGCGCTCTATCTTCACGTCGCCGCTGCTACCGTCCAGGTCGTCGATCGACCCGCCGTGCGCCAGCACGTTCTCGATCGTGGTGTCGTAAGTGGTCGGTCGGGCCCAGGCCGCGCCGAGCTTCACGCGGCTGCGCAGCTCGTCTTGGAACGGCACGCTCGGATTTTGCTCGGCCGAAACGACGCCGACTTCGTACGCCGCGCGATTATGCGGCGGCGTAAGCCACGGCAGGGAACTGAGCTGGAAGAGGACGGCAAAGTCTTTGCGGTTGCGCGCCGCCGTCCACGTGATGAAGTTCGAATACGTGTCGCGAATGCAACCCACGTGCAGCGCGCCGCGGCCCTGCTCGCCGTTGGCCATGAACGTCGCGACGGTCTCCATGTGCTCCACGTCGTCGTCGGTCGCCAGCCAGGGCACGAGGATCAAATCGTAGTCGGTCATTTTGTACAAATCGGTGTACGTCGAGTCGATCGTCGGGTCGGTCGCGCCCGTCACGCCGGCGGCCACAGTCGCCGTCGTGGAGACGTCGGGCATTACCACTTCCGGCGTGCAGTCGTTGCCCATCGCGCCCTTGAATGCGTACGTGACGGTTACGACTGCCTCGACCGCGGCCGCCGTAAACGGTGCATAGCTGTCGGCAGTAATCGCGGCGGCGCAGGCGGTCGCGATTTCGTCGGCGGTGTCTTCGTCGAGGATCGAGAAGTCGACGTAATAGTCGCCGAGCCAGACGCGCGCCGAGCCGTCGGCGATTGCCGTGGTCTCGAACGTGATGGTGTAGGTCGCGGCGGTACCGGCGTCGGCTTCGGCGACGGCAATGGCGTCGAGGTCACACGTCGGGTTTTCGTAGAACAGGCCTCGGCCTTGCGGGTTGGCCATCATCTGCAGCGCGACTCGGCCAAAATAGGACAGCACCAAATCGGCGGTGAGGCCCTCAACCAGGTCGGCGTCGGTTTTGCTGCCCGCTACCTCCAGCGGCAACAGCACAAGGACCTTTTTGCGGCCGGCCCCGGTGGTGGCTGCCATCGATTCGTTCACGGTGGAGCGATTTATTGGCCGCTTGGTCGCGGCCAAGTCGTCGAATTGCGGATCAAACGTCGCCATCGTTCATCTCCTTCTCGGGTTCGGTCGGCGCTTCGGCCGGCGCGGCTTCGGCGGGCGGGGCTTCCGACGCGCCGTCAGGCATCACCTCGAGGTTGCCCTGCTGGAAGATCTCGAGCAGGTATTCGTCCAATCGCACGCGGGTGAATTGGTCTTTGGGCAGGTAGCGCGTGCCGCCGGGGCCATGCTGACGCGGCGGGTACGGAATGAGCGGCACGGGCTTGTCTTCCCGATTGCGCTGCGGTTTCACTAGGCACTTCACGCCGACCTTCGGCGCGAACGGCCTCTTCTTTTCGTTTACTTTCTTCTTGCCCATGATTGCTTCCTTTCGTTATTCGTCGCCGAATTCCAACTCGAATTCGTCTTTGTCTGCCTCCGGCGTTTCCGGGTCTTCGCCCGGCCGCCTATCGAACGTTCCCTCGATCGCCTCGATTACATCCGGGTCGGTCAATTCGGTGCGGCCCGGCACGAACGCCTGCTCGGTCACGAATTGCACCGCCCAGCAGCGCACCCCTTTGTCTTCGATTTCTTTATTGAGCCCGACGATTTTGTCGCCGGCATAGAGCAGCGGCGCGGCGAGCTCGACTTCGTTTTCGTCGTCGTCGAGTTCGGCGTCGCCGGCGCGGGTGCGCTGGACCGGGCGCTTGCCGGCCAGGGCGTCGATCACGGCGTCTTTCAAGTCGTACAAATCGACGAGGGTCGAATCGATTCCCGCCCGATTGCGCGTGGCAATAAACACGATGTATTGCACCGCCGCCTCGTGCTCTTCGCGGCCGGTGCCCATCGGCCCGGCGCTGGGCGCGCCGCCGTACGCGACGGCGAGCAGCGGCAGGTCATATTTGCCGCGCATACGCAGGGCGTCGGCAAAGCCCTCATCCGCGACGATCACGTGCTCGACGTCGTCGGCCACGGGCGCGATCGCCAGTTCGCCGATGATGGCGTTGAGCAGAATGTTCGTGCGGTTGGTCGTCACTGCGCGCCTCCGAATGCCCACTCGACGAGGACCTCTTCAATTTCTTCCCAGTCCTCGGCGAAGGGCTCTTGGATGTATGGGCGGGCGGGTATCCGGACCTTGCGGCCGCGGCCCGCCATGCCGCCGAACTGTTGAATTGCCGCGTAGACGATGTTGCTGCCCCAGGCGACTTCCCAGTTGCCGACGTGGGCGGTGAGCGACTGCATAATCAGCCGGCCGGAATCGAGCAGCGGCTGCGCGCCGGCCATTTTTTTGCGGCCCTTTTTCGTACCCGCGCGGCTGGTGCCGCCGGCGCGGGCGATCAATGTGGCTAACGACAACGGCTGATATTTATCCGGCCGCCCGCCCATCTCGACGGTTTTTTGCACCGACGCGATCATGATTTCGCCGATCGCGGCGAGGGCGTCGGAGGGATCATTCAAACGCCGGCGCATCGCGGTGAGTTCCAACGCGAGGTCGTTGTGTGTCCAGCGGAAACCGTCGTCGGCCACTACATGCCCTCCATCGTGTCGCGCGTAAGTTTGCGGGCTCGGCCGGTGGTGCGGGCCGACGGGTCGGTCTCACGGATGCTCGTCATCTCGTCGGCGGTTTTGTTCGCCCCCTGCCCGGTGAGGATGAATTTGCGCTCGCTGATTCGTTCCAGCTTGCGCCGCAATTGCTTCTCGTCTTCCCGCTCCTGCTCGCCGTAGTTCCAGTTTTTGCGACGGCAAAGCGTGAACCACGCGAGTTGATGCGCCAGGCCTTTGACCTGCTCCGTCGCGGTCAGCGGCGTCGGGTAGCGGCCGGCGGCGTACCCTTCCAAATCGGCGTCGGCGCTCGCGATTGCCTGTTCGATCCAGGTGTCCTGGTCGTCGTCGTCTAAATCGCCGAGCGTCGCGTCCAGATCGGCCGCGACGCAGCGTTCGCGGAATTCGTCGCTCGTTAGGCTGGCCATGTTCGTTCGTCCTCTCTGCGCGTTTCCGGCGCTCTAGAAGGGGCCCGCGAGCGCAGGCCCCCGATTAGAACGTCGATCAGGCGGTGTGGACGCACTTGGATAACAGGTGCCACCACAACGGCATGTCGGTCGCGTAGAAGTCGAACCCGAACAGGCCTTCGGCGTGTTCTTCGCCCGGCTTGACGAGCCAACGCGGGACCGTTTGTTTCGTGTGCGGAAACCCGAACGGTTTCATCCGCTTCGACAGGTCGGCGAGCCCCCACAGAGTGGTGGCGCCGTCAATGTCGAGCACGACGATCTTGAACTTCTTGTACAGAACATTGCCCTCGCCGCCGGCAAGCGGGTTCTTGTCGATGATGTTTTCGGCCGTGCCTTCCAAATCCGGCGTGATCCACAACGTGTCGGGATGGACCCGCATGGAGTGGCCGTTTTCGCCCTTGTACGCCCGCATCGCGGCGCGCACGGTGACGATGTTGGTAGCCGACAAATCGAGGTCGCTCCAGTAGTTCTGCTGCGTGCCCCCGCTGACAATACCGGTGTCGATGGGGTGAGCCGCGGAGAAGAACGACGTTTCGTCGTAGCCAAGGTACGCCGCTTCCGACCCGTGGCCGTCAGCCAAGAGCGAGCACAGCGCGTCGAACTGGTGCTCGACGTAGTCGTCGGCCAAATCCGCCATCGCCGCGGCAACCTGGCCGAGGCGGTCGAACAGAATGTCGCCCATGTCCACCGCAACCGAGTCGTCCCACAACCTCAGGCGACGCGTCAGAATGAACGCCTCCAGGTTCTGCTTCGTGCGGTCGCCGATCCATTCGGTCACCTTCGATTTTCGCACGATCATCTTGTAGGTGATCGTGTCGGTCGTAACAGGAATGTCTTCGAAGAACGCCAGGTGCTCCGTCGGCAGTTCCTGCAACGCCTTCATATACGCGGCGCGCAACGTGCGTTCGGTCGCCCTATAAGTCACAGCATTGAGCAGCATATTGTCCTCCTTCCTTTACGCGTCGTTTTCAACGCCGCTGCTGTAGGTGACCCGAGCGCCGTAGATTTTCACGTCGTCCGTGTCCGCGTTTATGGTCACTTCGATGAGCAGGAACTCGCCGACGCTTACGAGCGCGCCGATTCCCGTCGCCAGCGTGTCGAGGGTTACCCAGCCGCGCGCGGCGGCGTTCGCCATCGTCAACGTATCCGTGACGATGGGCGTGGTGTTCCCATATTCGAAGACGCGGATATCAAGATTGCATTCCTCGTCCGTATCTTCGATCGCGTCGAATTCGATGATTAAGTCAGCGGCGGCGCCGACCGTGGCCAGTTCCGGAACCGTCAGGCCGAACAGGAACACGTCGGCCGCGTCGTCGATGGCGACGTAGCCTTCCGCCGCGCCCGTATGCGCGGCGCCGGCGGGCAACCCGGTCGCCGTGAACCCGCTGAACGGCGGCGCAGTCAGCACCTCCGTTGCGCTGATGTAGCCGAACGGGGCGACCAGTGTCTTTTGAGTATTGCTGTTGGTTGTGAAAGCAATGTCGGATCCCGCATCGACGATGTCGGTCGTGGTCACGCCGGCGTCGGCGTACAGTTCGCCATCGATCTCGACGAGGCCCTCGATGTAGGCGTCCTCGCCGTCGATCGTTTGATCCGGCGTGCCGTTGCCGACCGTCAAGCTGCCGACGAGAATATTGAAGTCGCTCGCCGCGCTGGCCGCGGTGCACTGAAAGTCGTCGC from Candidatus Lernaella stagnicola includes these protein-coding regions:
- a CDS encoding phage virion morphogenesis protein; translated protein: MADDGFRWTHNDLALELTAMRRRLNDPSDALAAIGEIMIASVQKTVEMGGRPDKYQPLSLATLIARAGGTSRAGTKKGRKKMAGAQPLLDSGRLIMQSLTAHVGNWEVAWGSNIVYAAIQQFGGMAGRGRKVRIPARPYIQEPFAEDWEEIEEVLVEWAFGGAQ
- a CDS encoding DUF1320 family protein, whose product is MASLTSDEFRERCVAADLDATLGDLDDDDQDTWIEQAIASADADLEGYAAGRYPTPLTATEQVKGLAHQLAWFTLCRRKNWNYGEQEREDEKQLRRKLERISERKFILTGQGANKTADEMTSIRETDPSARTTGRARKLTRDTMEGM
- a CDS encoding Mu-like prophage major head subunit gpT family protein, which produces MLLNAVTYRATERTLRAAYMKALQELPTEHLAFFEDIPVTTDTITYKMIVRKSKVTEWIGDRTKQNLEAFILTRRLRLWDDSVAVDMGDILFDRLGQVAAAMADLADDYVEHQFDALCSLLADGHGSEAAYLGYDETSFFSAAHPIDTGIVSGGTQQNYWSDLDLSATNIVTVRAAMRAYKGENGHSMRVHPDTLWITPDLEGTAENIIDKNPLAGGEGNVLYKKFKIVVLDIDGATTLWGLADLSKRMKPFGFPHTKQTVPRWLVKPGEEHAEGLFGFDFYATDMPLWWHLLSKCVHTA